The proteins below come from a single Micropterus dolomieu isolate WLL.071019.BEF.003 ecotype Adirondacks linkage group LG05, ASM2129224v1, whole genome shotgun sequence genomic window:
- the LOC123971036 gene encoding uncharacterized protein LOC123971036, whose amino-acid sequence MSMGPRELGYGLDDDELDSASKISSEDSGDVPSYLGDSDDSYSLELDIDSSRSGQMNLLEEILDSLNTTTVEQGRLSAAKSLDFFRSMEELDYKALSKPTPSGECKPADESGCGGGMDQGGWNMGQDDSAVHGKHLPPSPRRQPNKSSMKVSKKPATAPAVSIITSTPSAQDADIFMSHPHQPSSDLHTLPLGRQPGDRFSYSPLLSHRVTPMPPSSNLSHTYSSPASVSHPNYSPVPAGRSRTISDPQASTELPQAQNLSSSTSVLRRKVLSKETVRHYQEKALQRQGSKGRQEGQGNPSRNSHSAMQVPWEKEVSKEGLLELGLCLGQAKGSGAAVVQDQGLLEEIESMCCLGSVLHTSLQLSQVHCNNSHHQVQGKATDES is encoded by the exons ATGAGCATGGGCCCTCGAGAGCTTGGCTACGGGCTCGATGATGATGAGCTGGACAGTGCAAGCAA GATCTCCTCAGAGGACAGCGGCGATGTTCCTTCGTACCTCGGGGACAGCGATGATTCCTACTCACTAGAACTCGACATAGACTCCTCCCGCTCAGGCCAGATGAACCTGCTGGAGGAAATCCTAGACTCTCTGAACACCACAACGGTGGAGCAAGGCAGGCTCAGCGCTGCCAAGAGCCTGGACTTCTTCAGGTCCATGGAAGAGTTGGACTACAAAGCCCTG AGCAAGCCCACACCTTCTGGCGAATGTAAACCTGCGGATGAGAGTGGCTGTGGTGGAGGCATGGATCAGGGAGGCTGGAATATGGGCCAGGATGACAGCGCAGTCCACGGAAAACACCTTCCCCCATCCCCGCGCAGACAGCCCAACAAGAGCAGCATGAAGGTGTCAAAGAAACCCGCGACAGCTCCTGCTGTGTCCATCATCACATCGACACCCTCAGCCCAGGACGCTGACATCTTCATGTCACATCCTCATCAACCCAGCTCTGACCTTCACACTCTACCTCTAGGGCGACAACCAGGAGACCGCTTCTCCTACTCGCCCTTACTGTCCCATAGAGTTACACCTATGCCACCATCTTCCAATCTCTCTCACACCTACAGTTCTCCAGCATCTGTTTCACACCCAAACTATTCTCCTGTACCAGCAGGCCGATCTCGGACCATCTCGGACCCCCAAGCCAGCACAGAGCTTCCTCAGGCCCAGAACCTGTCTTCCTCCACCAGCGTCCTAAGGAGGAAGGTGCTGTCCAAGGAGACAGTGAGGCACTACCAGGAAAAAGCCCTCCAGAGGCAGGGCAGCAAGGGCCGACAGGAGGGTCAAGGGAACCCGTCAAGGAACAGCCACTCAGCTATGCAGGTCCCGTGGGAGAAAGAGGTGTCCAAGGAGGGGCTCCTGGAGCTCGGCCTGTGTCTGGGTCAGGCTAAAGGCTCAGGGGCGGCTGTGGTGCAGGATCAAGGCCTCCTCGAGGAGATTGAGTCCATGTGTTGCCTCGGCTCAGTCCTCCACACCAGCCTGCAACTTTCACAGGTTCACTGCAACAACAGTCACCACCAGGTCCAGGGCAAAGCCACAGACGAGTCGTAG